A genomic window from Leptospiraceae bacterium includes:
- a CDS encoding response regulator: protein MARKILVLDDASSMRSLLSITLKQMGFEVVQAIDGNDGIEKLKQNTDVELIFSDLNMPGKNGIDFVRDIKSMPAFKTIPVVMLTTESHEDKKDEGKKAGAMAWIVKPFKVETIQAVVKKILG, encoded by the coding sequence ATGGCAAGAAAAATTTTAGTTTTAGACGATGCTTCCTCTATGAGATCACTTTTATCAATTACTCTGAAACAAATGGGCTTTGAAGTAGTTCAGGCCATTGACGGGAATGATGGAATAGAGAAATTAAAACAGAATACTGATGTAGAATTAATTTTTTCCGATTTAAACATGCCGGGTAAAAATGGAATTGATTTTGTTAGAGATATAAAGTCTATGCCGGCATTTAAAACAATACCGGTGGTAATGCTAACAACAGAAAGCCATGAAGATAAAAAAGATGAGGGGAAGAAAGCCGGGGCTATGGCCTGGATAGTAAAGCCATTCAAAGTTGAAACCA